ACGGCGGCGCCGCGGACGACATCCTTGTCGCCTTCGCGCGGCAGCGGACGCTCTCTTCGGAGATGACGGCGGACGACCTGCTGGCGTTCCAGCGGGCCGGCATGCCGCAGGAGGTCGTGAAGGCCGCGCTCGAGCGGGCGCCTCGCCCCTGAAGGGGGCTCGGGCGGCGGTCGCTTCGGACGCCCCGGCCCCGGCGGAAACGCTCGCTCGGGCCGGACGCGGCGCGCGGGTCAGCAGGCCCGCGCGCGGTGCTCTTCCTGGTCCTTGACGACGAACGTGCGGTTGTCGGCGCTCTTGACGAGCACGATCCGCGGGTGGTGCGTCGCGACCTCGGCGTCGTCGAGGTCGCAGTAGGCGGCGACGATGACCTTGTCGCCGGGGCGGATCAGGTGGGCCGCGGCGCCGTTGGCGCAGCAGTCGCCGGCGCCGCGCGGGCCGGCGATCAGGTAGGTCGTCAGCCGCGAGCCGCTGGTGACGTCGTAGACGTCGATCTGCTGGAACGGCCGCATCCCGGCCGCGTCCATCAGGTCTTGGTCGAGCGTCAGGCTCCCCTCGTATTCGAGGTCGGCCTCCGTCACCGTGACCCGGTGGACCTTGGAATGGAGAAACGGGCGCCTCATCGGGCGTCTCCTTCGGCGGCGCGCTGCGCGCCGGGCTTGACGATCACGTTGTCGATCAGGCGGGTCGGGCCGACGAACGCCGCCAGCGCGACGAGCGTCTCGCCGTCCACGACGTCCTTCCGCTCGAGGTCGTCGGTCGAGACGACGGCGACGTAGTCGAGGCGCGCCGGCGGCTCGGACTCGATCGTGCGGCGCACGATCGACTCGATCTCCGCCGCCCGCCGCTCCCCGCGCTCCTCGACCAGCTCGCGCGCCTTCTCCAGCGCGCGGTGCAGCGCGAGCGCGGCGACGCGCTCTTCGGGCGAGAGATAGGAGTTGCGGGAGGACATCGCCAGGCCGTCGTCGTGGCGCACGATCGGGCAGACGACCAGCTCGACGTCGAGGCAGAGGTCCTTGGCCATCCGCCGCAGCAGCAGCGCCTGCTGCGCGTCCTTCTGGCCGAAGAAGGCGAAGTGCGGCCGCACGATGTTGAAGAGCTTCAGCACGACGGTCGCCACGCCGCGGAAGTGGCCCGGCCGGGCCGCGCCCTCGAGCGTCGTCGAGAGCCCTTCCACCTCGACGTAGGTGCGGTACGACGGCGGATACATGTCCTCCGGCTCGGGGGCGAAGACGTAGTCCACCCCCTCGCGCAGGCAGAGGTCGGCGTCGCGCGCGAGGTCGCGCGGGTACTTGGCGTAGTCCTCGTGCGGCCCGAACTGCTTTGGGTTGACGAAGACCGACAGGACGACGATGTCGCCCAGCTCGCGCGCGCGGCGCACGAGCGAGAGGTGCCCTTCGTGGAGCGCGCCCATCGTCGGGACGAAGGCGATCTTCTTGCCCTTGCCCCGCGCCTCGCGCGAGATCTCGCGCATCATGTGGACGCGGCGGACCAGTTCCATGGCGTTCAGGCCTCCCAGGCGCGGGCGCGGTCGCGCGCCCGGTCGCGCAGCGCCTCCGCCACCTCGCGCGGCAGCCGGTACGATTCCGCGGCGGAGGGGAAGGCGCGGGCGCGGACGTCGTCGGCGTAGCGCCGCACGGCGTCCACCGCCGCGTCGTGGAGCTCCGCGTAGCGGCGGACGAACTTCGGTTGGGGCCCGGGGAACATCCCGAGCAGGTCGTGGTAGACGAGGACTTGGCCGTCGCAGCCGGCGCCGGCGCCGATGCCGATCGTCGGCACGGCGACCTCGCGCGTGATCATCGCCGCGACGTCGGCGGGGATCCCCTCGAGGACGATCGAGAAGACGCCGGCCTCGACGAGCGCGCGGGCGTCGCGGACGAGGTTCTCCACCTCCTCCACCGCCCGCCCCTGCACGCGGAAGCCGCCCATCGCGAGCAGCGACTGCGGCGTCAGGCCGACGTGGCCCATCACCGGGATCTCGGCGTCCACGATCGCGCGGACGACGTCCACCCGCTTGCGGCCGCCCTCGAGCTTGACCGCCTCGGCGCAGCCCTCGCGGACGAGGCGCCCCGCGGCGAGGACCGCGTCGCGCGCGCCGGTGTGGTAGGTCATGTACGGCATGTCGGCGACGACCAAGGCGTGCGGCTTGGTCCGGGTCACGGCCGCCGTGTGGCGGACCATGTCGTCGAGCGTGACTTGAAGGGTGTTCTCGTACCCCAGCACGACCATCGCCAGCGAGTCGCCGACGAGAATCAGTTCCGCGCCGGCCGCGTCCACGACGCGGGCCGAAGGGGCGTCGTAGGCCGTGACCATGACCAGCGGCTGGCCGCCCTTGCGCGACTTGATGTTGGGGACTGTTTGCTTGCGCGGCTCGGCCGTCTGCGGGCCGTAGGCCGCCGGAGACTTCGTCGTCACTCTTCCTCCCATCTCCCCGCCGGGGTCGCCGGTCGCGGGACAGGATCAACGGGTGGTGTTTCGTTCCGCGCCGCTTCCCGGAACCGTCCTGGACTCGCGCGAGGCGGGTTCCCGGCGGTCGGCCGAAGTCGGCGCGCCGATCAGATTACACGCGGAACGGTCGGGGGCAAGCCGCGGCCCGGCGGCGGCCGGGGCCCCGGCGGGACGGTTCGGAGCCGTCCGTCCCGTCCGCGTTCCGCCGCGCGCGGTCAGTGGGAGGGGGAGTAGTACTCGACGCCGCCGCGGTCCATCGCCGAGATCCGGCGGACCAGGTCCTCGAACTCGGCGTCGTTCTTGGCGGGGTTGTAGCGGTTGGTGTCCACGACGAGGAGCGGTGTCTGGTCGTAGCGGAAGAAGAAGTAGTCGTAGGCCTGCACGACCTCTTCGAGATAGGTCTCGGAGAGGCGGCGCTCGACCTCGCGCCCGCGCTCCGCGACCCGCTTCGCCAGCTCGGAGGCGCGGGCCTGGAGGTAGATCACGATGTCGGGGCGGACGACGTCGTCCTTGAGCAGCTGGTAGAGCTTCTCGTAGGTCGCCAGCTCGATGTCGTTGAGGTTGAGGTAGGCGAAGATCAGGTCCTTCTCGAAGAGATAGTCCGAGACGACCGCCTGCTGGAACAGGTCCCCTTGCCGGATGTCCCGCTGCTGGCGGTGGCGGGCGAGAAGGAACCAGATCTGCGCGGCGAAGGCCGAGCCGCGCCGGTCCTTGTAGAAGCTCTCGAGGAACGGATTCTCGGTGGGTTCGAGCAGAAGACGGGCGTCCCAGTGGCGGCAGAGCCGTCGGGCGAGCGCCGTCTTGCCGACGCCGATGGGGCCTTCGATCGCGACCAAGCGGGGTTTCATGGGCTGCCTCGGAGCGACAACATTAGATGCGACGCGCGGTCAAGGGCAAGCGGGGTCGAGCCGCGCGAGCAACTCGGCGACCGTCGCGCCGAGGCCCGGGTGGACGGCGTCGGGCACGATCGCGGCCAGCGGGGCGAGCACGAACCGCCGCCCGGCCATCCGCGGGTGGGGGACCGCCAGATCGGGCTCGGCGATCACCAGATCGCCGTAAAGGAGCAGATCAACGTCCAGAGTCCGCGGCCCCCAACGTTCCTCCCGCCGGCGGCCGGCCTCCGACTCGATCGCGAGGGCGGCCGCGAGGAGCTCCCGCGCGGAGAGGCGCAGGCCCTCGAGCGGGGCGGCCAAGGCCTGATTGAGGTACGCTCCTTGGCCGGACGGGCCGCCGACCGGCGCGGTCTCGACGATCGGGCTGGCCAGCGTCCAGCCGAACCCCGCCTCGCGCAGCCGGCGCCGGGCGAAGGCGAGAAACGCGTCGCGGTCGCCCATGTTCGAACCCAGGGCGACTGCCGCCCACTGTGCGGGGCGCGCCGTTTCGCTATGATTGACACCCTGCAACGTGCGAACTACCATCCGCGCCGCCCGCGGCCGCGCGTTTTCCGCGCGGCGGACTGTCCGTCCATCGGACCGGAGAGTGCCTGATGCCGACCAAGAAAGCCACTCCGCAGCGCAAGCCTCACCACCGCGAAAACGAGTCGTTCCAGGCCGCCGAGAAGTCCTACGCCGCCGCGACGCAGCTCTTCGCCAAGCAGAGCTGGGCCAAGGCCCGGGACGCCTTCAACAGCTTCCTCAAGGAACACGGCGCGAACAAGGAAATCACCGACATGCTCGACCGCGCCCGCACGCTGGCTCGGATCGCCGAGTCGAAGCTATCCGCCCCGCCGGCCGTCGAGCCGGCGACCCCCGAAGAGTGGCTGCTGCACGGAATCGGCGCGGCCAACGAGGGGCGGGCGGACGACGCCCTCAAGGCGTTCGCCAAGGCCGAGGCCGGCGGCGTTCCCGCGCCGCAGGTCAACTACGCCCGGGCGGCCGCGCTGGCGCTCGACGCGCGGGCGGACGAGGCGTTCGAAGCGCTGACCAAGGCGGTCGAGGCCGACGCGCAGCTGCGCCATCAGGCGGTCAGCGACCCGGACTTCGAGAGCCTGCGCGACTTGCCCAACTTCGCGTCGCTGGTCGAGTCTCCGCACGAGGCGGAGGACGATCTGGACGAAGAGGCCGACGAGAACGAGGCGCCCGAAATGCCGTTCGGGGGCGAACGCGACCGTGGCCCGGCCCAGTACTGACCGCGCCCCGGCCGCGGTGATCCTCGCCGCCGGCGAGGGGACCCGCATGAAGTCGCGGCGGGCGAAGGTCCTCCACGAAGTGGCGGGCCGGCCGCTCGTCGAGCATGTCGTGCGCGCCGCGCTCGCCGCGGGCGCCGATCCGATCGTCGTCGTCGTCGGCGTGCAGGCCGACGAAGTCGAGCGCGCGCTCCGCGCGCGGATGCCGGAACTCGGCGCGCGGCTGGTCTTCGCGCGGCAGCCGGAGCGGCGGGGCACGGCCGACGCCGTGGCCAAGGCCCGTCCGGCGCTCGAGGGGTTCGACGGCGAGGCGCTGATCCTCTGCGGCGACGTCCCGGCCCTCCCCGCCGAGGCGCTGGCGCGGCTGCTCGCGGCGCGCCGCGAGGCGGGCGCCGCGCTGGCTGTCCTCTCCGCGGTCGTTCCCGATCCGACCGGCTACGGCCGGATGGTGCGCGGCGCGGCGGGGGAGCTCCTCGCGATCGTCGAGCACAAGGACGCCTCGGAGGACGAGCGGCGTCTGCGCGAGGTCAACACCGGCACCTACGCGGTCGATTGGCGGGCCCTCGACGGCGCGCTCGACCGGATCGCGCCGGACAACGCGCAGAAGGAGTACTACCTCACCGACGCCGTGCGGCTGCTCCTCGCCGACGGCCGCGGCGCGGTCGGCGTCGTCCATCCGCGGTTCGAGGAGACGCAGGGCGTCAACAGCCGGCGGCAGCTCGCGGCGGTCGGCCGCGCGCTCAACGCCGCGCTGCTCGACCGGCTGATGGACGGCGGCGTGACGATCCTCGATCCGGAGACGACTTGGGTCGAGGCGGACGTCGCGGTCGGGCCGGACACGGTGGTCCACCCCGGCGTGCGGCTCGAGGGGCGGACGGCGATCGGCGAACGGTGCGTCGTGCGCTCCGGCGCGCGGCTGACCGACGTCGTCGTCGGCGACGGCGCGGAGATCCTCGACTGCACAATCGCCGAGGGCGCCGAGATCGGCCCCGGCTGCCACGTCGGGCCGTTCGCGCGCCTGCGCCCGGGCACCGTGCTCGCGCCGCGCTGCAAGGTCGGCAACTTCGTCGAGACCAAGAAGACCAGCCTCGGCGAGGGGAGCAAGGCCTCGCACCTGTCGTATCTCGGCGACGCGACGATCGGCGCCGGCGTGAACATCGGCGCCGGCACGATCACCTGCAACTACGACGGCGAGCGCAAGCACCCCACCGTCCTCGAGGACGGCGTCTTCATCGGTTCGGACACCCAGCTCGTCGCGCCGGTGAGCGTCGGGCGCGGCGCCTACGTCGGCGCCGGCTCGACGATCACGCACGACGTTCCGCCGGGCGCGCTCGCGATCTCGCGCGGCCGGCAGCGCAACATCGAAGGCTGGGTGGAGCGGCGCGGGAAGAAGTGACCCCGCGCGGCCGCGGGTAGTTTGGGCGTACATAGAGCGACGGCGCCGCCGCGGGGCGGCGCCTTTCCGTCAGGAGGCGTCCTCGATGTGCGGCATCGTCGGCTACGTCGGTTTCCGCAACGCCACACCGATCATCGTCAACGGGCTGAAGCGGCTCGAGTACCGCGGCTACGACTCCGCGGGGGTCGCCCTCGCCGTGGACGGGCGGTGGGAACTGCGCCGCGCCGTCGGCAAGCTGCGCGAGCTGGAGCTGGCGCTCGAGCGGGCGCCGGCGCCGCCGAGCCGCCAGGGAATCGGCCACACCCGCTGGGCGACGCACGGCCGTCCGTCGGAGGAGAACGCCCATCCGCACCGCGATCCCGAGGACCGCGTCGTCCTCGTGCACAACGGGATCATCGAGAACTACCTCGAGCTGCGGAACGAGCTTTTGGCGCAGGGAAACGTCTTCCGCTCCGAGACCGACAGCGAGGTCGTGGCGCACCTGATCGCCCGCGAGATGAAGTCCAAGTGCGGCCTCGCCGAGGCGGTGCGCCGCACGGTGAAGCGGCTCGAGGGGATCTACGCCCTCTGCGTGATGTCGATCGACGAGCCGGACGTCGTCGTCGGCGCGCGGCTCGGCCCGCCGCTGGTCGTCGGCTTCGGCGAGGGGGAGAACTTCCTCGCCTCCGACCTGACCGCGCTGCTCGAGCACACGCGCGACGTCGCCTTCCTCGACGACCACGAGATGGTCGTCGTGCGCCCGGACAAGGTCGAGCTGTTCGGCGCCGACGGGAAGCTCAAGACGCCGGAGATCCGGCGGATCGCCTGGGACCCCGTCTCCGCGGAGAAGGGGGGCTACCGCCACTTCATGCTCAAGGAGATCAGCGAGCAGCCGCGCGCCGTCAGCGACACGCTGGCCGGGCGGATCTCGCTCGACCGCGGCGAGGTCCACTTCTCCACGGAGGAGTTCCCGCTGACCGACGACGACCTGCGCGGCGTCGAGCGTGTCCACCTCGCCTCCTGCGGCACGTCGTGGCACGCCTCGCTGGTGGCGAAGTTCTACATCGAGCGGCTGGCCCGGCTGCCGGTCGAGGTGGACTACGCCTCGGAGTTCCGCTACCGCGATCCGCTGGTCGGCCCCGGCTCGCTGATCGTCGTCGTGACGCAGTCGGGGGAGACGGCCGACACGCTCGCCGCGCTGCGCGAGGCGAAGGCGCGCGGGGCGCGGGCGATCGCGGTCTGCAACGTCCTCGGCTCGACGGCGACGCGCGAGGCCGAAGGGACGATCCTCACCCATTGCGGCCCGGAGATCGGCGTCGCCTCGACCAAGGCGTTCACCGCGCAGCTCGCCGCGCTCTTCCTGCTCGCCGTCCGCCTCGGCCTCGCCCGCGGCGCCCTGGACAACGACGGCGCGCGCCGCGCGCTCACCGACGTCGCGCGCGTCCCGGCGCTGCTCGAGCGCGTGCTGAAGCTCGACGAGGAGATCCAGAAGCTGGCGCGGCTGCACAAGGACGCGTCGGACTTCCTCTTCCTCGGCCGCGGCGTGAACTACCCGATCGCCCTCGAGGGGGCGCTCAAGCTGAAGGAGATCTCCTACATCCACGCCGAGGGGTATCCGGCGGGGGAGATGAAGCACGGGCCGATCGCGCTGATCGACCAGACGCTGCCGGTGGTCGCGCTCGCCCCCAAGGACGAGCTGTTCGAGAAGATGCTCAGCAACATGGAGGCGGTGAAGGCCCGCGGCGGCGTGCTGACGGCGCTGACGACGGAAGGGAACGACGAGCTCGACGGCGTGGCCGACCACGTGCTGAAGGTGCCGGAGGCTTCCGAGTTCGCGGCGCCGATCGTCCTCACCGTCCCGCTGCAGCTGCTCGCCTACCACATCGCGCTGCTCCGCGGCTGCGACGTGGACCAGCCGCGCAACCTCGCCAAGTCGGTCACGGTGGAGTAGCGGGCGGGGCGTTCGACGCGGCGGGCCCTCGCCGCGGCCGGCCCGCGCCCCGGCGCCGCCGCGGCGCGGTCAGGACGGGCGCGCGGCGAGCGCGGCGCGCCACGCGGCGACGCGCGCGAGCACGTTCCCCTCGACGATGTCCGCGACCCCCTTCCAGTCGCCGCGTTCCTCGCAGGCGACGATGTCGGAGAGGATCGTCCGGATCTCCTCCGGCGCGATCGGGCCGAGGCCGCCGGCGGCGAGGTGCGCCGAAAGACCGGCGAGGGCGCCGAGCCCCTGCAGCATGTGCGTCAGCTCCGGCAGGGCGTGCTTCAGCTCGCCGGCGCGCAGCTCCGCGGCCAGCGCCGGAAGGACCCGCTCCGCGGCGCCGAGGAACTGTCCCGCGGTCGCGAGCGCCTGACGCGCGATCTGCTCCCGCACGTCCCCCGCCGGACCGCCGCCCCCTCGTTCTTCGTTGTTCATCGGCCTCTCCCGTTCGTCTCCAGCATAACCCGCCGGACGGCCCGGGCTCCCGCGGTCGCGCTACAATCCAACAACACGCCGCCCCCCGGCGGAAGAAAGGCCCCCTGCGCATGCCCCGCCGCCTCCTGCTCCTCGTCCCGCTCGCCGTGTCGCTCGGCCTCCTCGGCCCCGGCGACGCCGCGGCCTGCGGTCCGGCGACGCGGGAAGCGGTCGTGCGGCGCGCCGCCACGCTGATGCCCTCGGGGCTCTCCCGGCAGCTCAAGAAGCACATCGACGAGCTCGTGGCCGGGGCCCTCGAGGGGGTCGATCCGGCGGCCCCGGTCGCCGCGCTCGACCCCGGGGACGCCGACGCGCGGCTCGCCGCGGCGCTCGACGAGGCCAAGGCGCTGCTCGACGGGCGCGCGCCGTTCGCCGCCGTCGCGCGGGCGTTGGGCAAGGCGGCCCGGGCCGCGACCGACCTCTCCTACGCGCTCCACGACGGCCCGCACGATCCGCGCGCCGCCGGCGTCGCCCCCGACTTCTGCCGCTACGTGGACCGCAAGCTGCCCAAGATCGTCTTCACCTTCCCCGGCTACGCCGACGAGAACCTCGCCGAAGGGGACGTCGCGGGGTTCGCGCGCCGCGTCGCGCGGGACGCGCGGCGCGACTACGCCGCCGTCCTCGCCAGCTACTTTCCGCCGGGACGCGCCCGCACCGCGGCCGATTTCGACGAACGCTCGGTTGCGTTCGGCGCGGCGTCCCTCGAATCTTCCCTCGCTCTGACCAGCGTCGCCCGCGCGTGGCTCTTCGCCTGGCACCGCGCCGGCGGCGACCTTTACGGAACGCCGTACCTCAACTACGAACCGGAAGGCGCCGCGGCGTCCCCGGACGGGACGGCGCCTCCCCAGGAGAAACGTCCATGAAGCCGATCCACCCCGACACCGGAGACAACGGCCGCGTCACCCCCGTCCGCCGCGCGCTCCTTTCCGTCTACGACAAGCAGGGGGTCGTGGACCTCGCCCGCGCGCTGGTCGACTGCGGCGTCGAGCTGCTCTCCACCGGCGGCACGGGCCGGCTGCTGCGCGACGAGGGGATTCCGCTGCGCCGCGTCTCCGAAGTGACGGGCGTGCCGGAGATGCTCGACGGCCGCGTCAAGACGCTCCATCCGAAGATCCACGCCGGCATCCTCGCCGTCCGCGACAACCCGAAGCACCGCCGGGACGTGGACGCCTTCGGCGCCGACCTGATCGACCTCGTCGTCGTCAACCTCTACCCGTTCGAGAAGACCGCGCGGATGGAGGGGATCGGCCTCGCCGAGATCGTCGAGATGATCGACATCGGCGGTCCGACGATGGTCCGCGCCGCGGCGAAGAACTTCCGCGACGTCGGCGTGGTCGTCGATCCGACCGACTACGACCGCGTGGTCGAGGAGATCCGCGAGCTGGGCGGGCTGACCGAGCAGACGCGCCTCTTCCTCGCCCGCAAGGCGTTCGGCCACACGGCGGCCTACGACACGGCGATCTTCTCCTTCCTCGGCCAGATCGACGCCGACGGCTCGCGCCGGCGCCCCGACTCGCTCTTCCCGCAGAAGGTCGCGGTCGAGCTGACCAAGCTCTCCGACCTGCGCTACGGCGAGAACCCGCACCAGCGGGCCGCGCTCTACGGCGAGCTGCAGGGGAACGAGCCGACGATCGCGCGCGCCGTGCAGCTTCACGGCGCGGAGCTCTCGTTCAACAACTACCTCGACCTCGACTCCGCCGTCTCGGTCGTCTGCTCGCTGCCCGGCTGCGCCGCGGCGGTGATCAAGCACAACAACCCCTGCGGCGCCGCGGTCGGCGTCGATCCGCTCGAGGCGTTCCGCCGGGCGCGCGACTGCGATCTGCAGAGCGCCTACGGCGGCGTCGTCGCCTTCAGCCGCGAGGTGGACCACGAGGCGGCGGAAGAACTCGCCGGGATGTTCCTCGAGGCGGTGATCGCCCCGTCGTTCAGCGCCGCGGCGAAGTCGATCCTCTTCCGCAAGAAGAAGCTGCGCGTGCTGCAGTGGGGCGATCCGCGCGAGTTCCGCCGCGCCGGCCTCGACTTCCGGCGCGTGTCGGGCGGCTTCCTCGTGCAGGAGTGGGACGGCGCGGACGACCTGCGCGACGCGCGGGTCGTCAGCAAGCGCCAGCCGACCGAGCAGGAGTGGCAGGCGATGCGCTTCGCCTGGGCGATGGTCCGCCACGTCCGCTCGAACGCGATCGTCTTCGCCACCGCCGACCGCACCGTGGGGATCGGCGCCGGCCAGATGAGCCGCGTCGACTCGGTGCAGATCGCGGCGAAGAAGGCGGGCGAGACGGCGCAGGGGGCGGCGATGGCCTCCGACGCCTTCTTCCCGTTCCGCGACAACGTGGACGAGGCGGCGAAGGCCGGCATCCGCGCCGTCATCCATCCCGGCGGCAGCATCCGCGACGACGAGGTGGTGAAGGCCGCCGACGAGCACGACATGGCGATGGTCTTCACCGGGCGGCGCCACTTCCGCCACTGAGCGGGGCGGCGCGGCCGACCGCCGCGCCGGCCGAAGACAAAGCGCGCCGAACGTCGGCTTCGGCGTTCGGCGCGCGAATCACGGAACATCGAATCCGCCGGGGACGCCGCGCGTCCCCGGCGTTTTCGTCTCAGCGCATTGGGCGGATCTGGAGGCTCGCGGCGAACGCCTTGAAGGCGTCGTCCGTCTGCTTGTTCTGGTAGCGGCGCGCCGTCTCCCGCGCGCGCTGCGCGGCGTCGTCGCCCGGGTTCTGCTCGAGGCAGTTGTTGAAGAACTCCACCGCCTCGCGGAAGTTCAGCGCCTGCAGCCGCTGCACGCCGGCGTTGTACCAGCCGTCGGCGATGATCCGGCCGAGGTCGGCGGGCCGATGCCCTTCGGGGATGCGGTAGAGCAGGCGCAGCGCTTCCTCGAAGTCCTCCTGCGCCCAGCGCTCCTTCGCCTCCTTGAGCTTCTCGGCCGCCTCGATCTGCGTCCGCGCGGTCGCCTTGAGCTTCTCCAGCCGATCCATCACGGCGTAGTTGTTCGGGTCGAGCCGCAGCGCCTCCTGCAGCGTCTCGACCGCCTCCGGCGCGCGCCCGGCCTCGGCGAGGTCCTGCGCCTTGGCGACCAGCGCCGGCACGTCGGCGGCGCTCGGCGCGGCCGGCTTGGCGGGCTGCGCCGCGGGCTTCGGCTTCGGCTTAGGCCGCGCTTGGTCCGGCACGGCGATCTGCTCCTGCGCGGCGTCGTTCTGGCGGCCGCTCCACCACTGCCAGCCGAACCACCCGCCGACGCCGACGAGGGCGATCGCCAGCCCGACGACGAGCGCGGGATTGACCTTGTTCCCCGAACCGGCGGCGGCCTGGGCCATCCTCGGCCGCGGGGCGTCCGTGCGCCGGGCCGGCCGCGGCGGCGGCGGGGGCGGGGGGAGCGGAACGG
This genomic interval from bacterium contains the following:
- a CDS encoding DNA replication terminus site-binding protein; amino-acid sequence: MPTKKATPQRKPHHRENESFQAAEKSYAAATQLFAKQSWAKARDAFNSFLKEHGANKEITDMLDRARTLARIAESKLSAPPAVEPATPEEWLLHGIGAANEGRADDALKAFAKAEAGGVPAPQVNYARAAALALDARADEAFEALTKAVEADAQLRHQAVSDPDFESLRDLPNFASLVESPHEAEDDLDEEADENEAPEMPFGGERDRGPAQY
- the purH gene encoding bifunctional phosphoribosylaminoimidazolecarboxamide formyltransferase/IMP cyclohydrolase, with translation MKPIHPDTGDNGRVTPVRRALLSVYDKQGVVDLARALVDCGVELLSTGGTGRLLRDEGIPLRRVSEVTGVPEMLDGRVKTLHPKIHAGILAVRDNPKHRRDVDAFGADLIDLVVVNLYPFEKTARMEGIGLAEIVEMIDIGGPTMVRAAAKNFRDVGVVVDPTDYDRVVEEIRELGGLTEQTRLFLARKAFGHTAAYDTAIFSFLGQIDADGSRRRPDSLFPQKVAVELTKLSDLRYGENPHQRAALYGELQGNEPTIARAVQLHGAELSFNNYLDLDSAVSVVCSLPGCAAAVIKHNNPCGAAVGVDPLEAFRRARDCDLQSAYGGVVAFSREVDHEAAEELAGMFLEAVIAPSFSAAAKSILFRKKKLRVLQWGDPREFRRAGLDFRRVSGGFLVQEWDGADDLRDARVVSKRQPTEQEWQAMRFAWAMVRHVRSNAIVFATADRTVGIGAGQMSRVDSVQIAAKKAGETAQGAAMASDAFFPFRDNVDEAAKAGIRAVIHPGGSIRDDEVVKAADEHDMAMVFTGRRHFRH
- the glmS gene encoding glutamine--fructose-6-phosphate transaminase (isomerizing), translated to MCGIVGYVGFRNATPIIVNGLKRLEYRGYDSAGVALAVDGRWELRRAVGKLRELELALERAPAPPSRQGIGHTRWATHGRPSEENAHPHRDPEDRVVLVHNGIIENYLELRNELLAQGNVFRSETDSEVVAHLIAREMKSKCGLAEAVRRTVKRLEGIYALCVMSIDEPDVVVGARLGPPLVVGFGEGENFLASDLTALLEHTRDVAFLDDHEMVVVRPDKVELFGADGKLKTPEIRRIAWDPVSAEKGGYRHFMLKEISEQPRAVSDTLAGRISLDRGEVHFSTEEFPLTDDDLRGVERVHLASCGTSWHASLVAKFYIERLARLPVEVDYASEFRYRDPLVGPGSLIVVVTQSGETADTLAALREAKARGARAIAVCNVLGSTATREAEGTILTHCGPEIGVASTKAFTAQLAALFLLAVRLGLARGALDNDGARRALTDVARVPALLERVLKLDEEIQKLARLHKDASDFLFLGRGVNYPIALEGALKLKEISYIHAEGYPAGEMKHGPIALIDQTLPVVALAPKDELFEKMLSNMEAVKARGGVLTALTTEGNDELDGVADHVLKVPEASEFAAPIVLTVPLQLLAYHIALLRGCDVDQPRNLAKSVTVE
- a CDS encoding aspartate 1-decarboxylase, which translates into the protein MRRPFLHSKVHRVTVTEADLEYEGSLTLDQDLMDAAGMRPFQQIDVYDVTSGSRLTTYLIAGPRGAGDCCANGAAAHLIRPGDKVIVAAYCDLDDAEVATHHPRIVLVKSADNRTFVVKDQEEHRARAC
- the glmU gene encoding bifunctional UDP-N-acetylglucosamine diphosphorylase/glucosamine-1-phosphate N-acetyltransferase GlmU codes for the protein MARPSTDRAPAAVILAAGEGTRMKSRRAKVLHEVAGRPLVEHVVRAALAAGADPIVVVVGVQADEVERALRARMPELGARLVFARQPERRGTADAVAKARPALEGFDGEALILCGDVPALPAEALARLLAARREAGAALAVLSAVVPDPTGYGRMVRGAAGELLAIVEHKDASEDERRLREVNTGTYAVDWRALDGALDRIAPDNAQKEYYLTDAVRLLLADGRGAVGVVHPRFEETQGVNSRRQLAAVGRALNAALLDRLMDGGVTILDPETTWVEADVAVGPDTVVHPGVRLEGRTAIGERCVVRSGARLTDVVVGDGAEILDCTIAEGAEIGPGCHVGPFARLRPGTVLAPRCKVGNFVETKKTSLGEGSKASHLSYLGDATIGAGVNIGAGTITCNYDGERKHPTVLEDGVFIGSDTQLVAPVSVGRGAYVGAGSTITHDVPPGALAISRGRQRNIEGWVERRGKK
- the panB gene encoding 3-methyl-2-oxobutanoate hydroxymethyltransferase produces the protein MTTKSPAAYGPQTAEPRKQTVPNIKSRKGGQPLVMVTAYDAPSARVVDAAGAELILVGDSLAMVVLGYENTLQVTLDDMVRHTAAVTRTKPHALVVADMPYMTYHTGARDAVLAAGRLVREGCAEAVKLEGGRKRVDVVRAIVDAEIPVMGHVGLTPQSLLAMGGFRVQGRAVEEVENLVRDARALVEAGVFSIVLEGIPADVAAMITREVAVPTIGIGAGAGCDGQVLVYHDLLGMFPGPQPKFVRRYAELHDAAVDAVRRYADDVRARAFPSAAESYRLPREVAEALRDRARDRARAWEA
- a CDS encoding deoxynucleoside kinase; this translates as MKPRLVAIEGPIGVGKTALARRLCRHWDARLLLEPTENPFLESFYKDRRGSAFAAQIWFLLARHRQQRDIRQGDLFQQAVVSDYLFEKDLIFAYLNLNDIELATYEKLYQLLKDDVVRPDIVIYLQARASELAKRVAERGREVERRLSETYLEEVVQAYDYFFFRYDQTPLLVVDTNRYNPAKNDAEFEDLVRRISAMDRGGVEYYSPSH
- the folK gene encoding 2-amino-4-hydroxy-6-hydroxymethyldihydropteridine diphosphokinase, with the protein product MVVRTLQGVNHSETARPAQWAAVALGSNMGDRDAFLAFARRRLREAGFGWTLASPIVETAPVGGPSGQGAYLNQALAAPLEGLRLSARELLAAALAIESEAGRRREERWGPRTLDVDLLLYGDLVIAEPDLAVPHPRMAGRRFVLAPLAAIVPDAVHPGLGATVAELLARLDPACP
- the panC gene encoding pantoate--beta-alanine ligase, with the translated sequence MELVRRVHMMREISREARGKGKKIAFVPTMGALHEGHLSLVRRARELGDIVVLSVFVNPKQFGPHEDYAKYPRDLARDADLCLREGVDYVFAPEPEDMYPPSYRTYVEVEGLSTTLEGAARPGHFRGVATVVLKLFNIVRPHFAFFGQKDAQQALLLRRMAKDLCLDVELVVCPIVRHDDGLAMSSRNSYLSPEERVAALALHRALEKARELVEERGERRAAEIESIVRRTIESEPPARLDYVAVVSTDDLERKDVVDGETLVALAAFVGPTRLIDNVIVKPGAQRAAEGDAR